In one Halorubrum sp. CBA1229 genomic region, the following are encoded:
- a CDS encoding substrate-binding domain-containing protein, whose amino-acid sequence MSRASGRQADAVSRRKYLLTTAAVGAAGLAGCSGTGDNDSDGGDGSDGGSGGEEGNTMDSGSSAPATVTAEGSSTVYPISNKGSSYWNSNSPASDGEYWGANDESSVAGWDQIETDQNIADYFASLYGFEPTGERSNPPFATRVALSHSGTGCEAVRDGLVDIGNSSGPITAELDISEEQRDENYVDHVVGRDGQPVFVSQAIYDAGVEQLTGEQIRGIYQGDITNWSEVGGPDQEIYVVGRAEGSGTDTSFRLNMLGDADAPMDVDTRLGQNQQVQQVLQDNDNAIGYMALAFSGSGIQAIAIDFEGTVFRPDPDAENTIFDSEYPLNRDLHMYTRINEETPEGTDMREAAFLNMFLTEFGQKTFVEDVNYITLPTSDIEAEREKLPDQA is encoded by the coding sequence ATGTCACGTGCTTCGGGGCGTCAGGCGGACGCGGTATCACGCCGAAAGTATCTGCTCACGACGGCCGCCGTTGGGGCGGCCGGTCTCGCTGGGTGCAGCGGTACCGGGGATAACGATAGCGACGGCGGCGACGGCAGCGACGGCGGCAGCGGGGGCGAGGAGGGGAACACGATGGACTCCGGCTCGTCGGCTCCGGCGACGGTGACGGCCGAGGGGTCGTCAACGGTGTACCCCATCTCGAACAAGGGGAGCTCCTACTGGAACTCGAACTCGCCGGCGAGCGACGGCGAGTACTGGGGAGCCAACGACGAGTCGTCGGTCGCCGGGTGGGACCAGATCGAGACCGACCAGAACATCGCCGACTACTTCGCCAGCCTGTACGGCTTCGAGCCGACCGGCGAGCGGTCGAATCCGCCGTTCGCGACCCGCGTCGCGCTGAGCCACTCGGGGACCGGCTGCGAGGCGGTCCGAGACGGGCTCGTCGACATCGGGAACTCCTCCGGGCCGATCACGGCCGAACTGGACATCAGCGAGGAGCAGCGCGACGAGAACTACGTCGACCACGTCGTCGGCCGCGACGGCCAGCCGGTGTTCGTCAGTCAGGCGATCTACGACGCCGGCGTCGAACAGCTCACCGGCGAGCAGATCCGCGGCATCTACCAGGGCGATATCACCAACTGGAGCGAGGTCGGCGGGCCCGATCAGGAGATCTACGTGGTCGGCCGCGCCGAGGGCTCCGGGACGGACACCTCCTTCCGCCTGAACATGCTCGGCGACGCCGACGCCCCGATGGACGTCGACACGCGCCTCGGGCAGAACCAGCAGGTCCAACAGGTCCTCCAAGACAACGACAACGCCATCGGCTACATGGCGCTGGCGTTCTCCGGGTCGGGGATCCAGGCGATCGCGATCGACTTCGAAGGCACCGTCTTCCGCCCGGACCCCGACGCCGAGAACACCATCTTCGACTCCGAGTACCCGCTGAACCGGGACCTGCACATGTACACTCGGATCAACGAGGAGACGCCCGAGGGGACGGACATGCGTGAGGCCGCGTTCCTCAACATGTTCCTGACTGAGTTCGGCCAGAAGACGTTCGTGGAGGACGTCAACTACATCACGCTGCCGACGTCCGACATCGAGGCCGAGCGCGAGAAGCTCCCCGATCAGGCCTAG
- a CDS encoding low molecular weight phosphatase family protein: MAAAFAERERDDRDAGDRIEIITGGTRPADHVHDVVVEAMRELSVELGDRTPREVTPDELRAVDLVVTMGCSASDVCPATWNGESRDWGLDDPHGQSLKDVREIRDEIENRVVALFDELLSETASAE; this comes from the coding sequence ATGGCGGCGGCGTTCGCAGAGCGCGAACGTGACGACCGCGACGCGGGCGATCGGATCGAGATCATCACCGGCGGGACACGGCCCGCCGACCACGTTCACGATGTCGTCGTGGAGGCGATGCGTGAACTGTCCGTCGAACTCGGCGACCGAACGCCGCGAGAGGTGACGCCCGACGAACTGCGGGCGGTCGATCTGGTCGTCACGATGGGGTGTTCGGCGTCGGACGTCTGCCCGGCGACGTGGAACGGCGAGAGCCGCGATTGGGGACTCGACGATCCGCACGGGCAGTCGCTCAAGGACGTACGCGAGATTCGCGACGAGATCGAGAACCGCGTCGTCGCCCTGTTCGATGAGCTCCTGTCGGAAACCGCGTCCGCGGAGTGA
- a CDS encoding AbrB/MazE/SpoVT family DNA-binding domain-containing protein, with amino-acid sequence METRKLQEVGGGTFTVSIPKGWATNHGFEVGMELRLYTHRDGSILIRSSDADVDCLDEASVETDGDGTETVRRAVRTAHAIGFETITLRRANSFSDAERNAVRSTVRDLVGTNILSESNAEITIRHLLDTSSVSVRQSIVQLQYVVVSLLRDATAAFVDAPDTHARIRDRADEARRSAEMVTRHFSRSLVSHAELDALGVARPELFAYYALANRLETVADQAVGIATTGQKLPEPPADEVAADVCTAADDVAGAVDDAVTAVLDRDRTTAQRARDQYDEAVERIETVEQRLYNESVSDSVPAAVALSNALSHLQRAADCGRYMADIAARTAIRAENIDI; translated from the coding sequence ATGGAGACCAGGAAGCTACAGGAGGTCGGCGGCGGCACGTTCACCGTTTCGATTCCGAAGGGCTGGGCGACGAACCACGGCTTCGAGGTCGGGATGGAACTGCGGCTGTACACGCATCGCGACGGGTCGATCCTCATTCGATCCTCGGACGCGGACGTCGACTGTTTGGACGAAGCATCGGTCGAAACCGACGGCGACGGTACCGAAACCGTCAGGCGCGCCGTCCGAACGGCTCACGCGATCGGGTTCGAGACGATAACGCTGCGTCGGGCGAACAGCTTCTCCGACGCGGAGCGCAACGCCGTGCGGTCGACGGTTCGGGATCTGGTCGGGACGAACATCCTCAGTGAATCGAACGCGGAGATCACGATCAGACACCTCTTGGACACGTCGTCCGTCTCAGTCCGGCAGTCGATAGTCCAGCTCCAGTACGTGGTCGTTTCACTCCTCCGTGACGCGACCGCCGCGTTCGTTGACGCCCCCGACACACACGCACGAATTCGTGACCGCGCTGACGAGGCGCGCCGCTCCGCGGAGATGGTCACGCGACACTTCTCGCGGTCACTGGTCTCGCACGCCGAGCTCGACGCGCTGGGCGTCGCTCGCCCCGAGCTGTTCGCCTACTACGCTCTCGCCAATCGCCTGGAAACCGTCGCCGATCAGGCCGTCGGGATCGCCACCACCGGGCAAAAACTCCCCGAGCCGCCCGCAGACGAGGTGGCCGCAGACGTATGCACCGCGGCCGACGACGTCGCGGGCGCCGTAGACGACGCGGTAACCGCTGTCCTCGACAGGGACAGAACGACGGCGCAACGGGCGAGAGATCAGTATGACGAGGCCGTCGAGCGTATTGAGACGGTCGAACAACGGTTGTATAACGAGTCCGTTTCCGACTCGGTGCCCGCGGCAGTCGCGCTGTCGAACGCGCTCTCTCACCTGCAACGGGCGGCTGACTGCGGTCGCTACATGGCCGATATCGCTGCGAGAACCGCGATCCGGGCCGAAAACATCGACATCTGA
- a CDS encoding halo transducer protein has protein sequence MTEAESDDDSVSLDGLPVERAATGVTGGEEQSDKVRETLAIVAQDGIVRRTAVDDAVANASMVVTTAETRVELAADKLESARATATPVSDLDLVAARIDDFDARLTAINNRADNLGEAVQEVLAMKADGDLYEIARRIRRVTNAATEVQRAADDLQFELESFEEWLGDADRRIEELTADIDALAESVDELDDVAETLAGDHSGPEHDPARAWATAMVRHRVVALMTTDLQAELETLRTWAERVGEMPPSDIDHRIEAAQASHEAVGERLTACAEPAWIDRFDDQLTALDEALEEMEPPVPWAEVEAVAEKHRPAIE, from the coding sequence ATGACCGAAGCGGAATCCGACGACGACTCGGTGAGCCTCGACGGACTGCCTGTCGAACGAGCGGCTACCGGCGTTACTGGTGGCGAGGAGCAGTCCGACAAGGTCCGAGAGACACTCGCGATCGTTGCGCAGGATGGCATCGTCCGCCGGACAGCCGTCGATGACGCGGTCGCGAACGCGTCGATGGTGGTGACGACCGCCGAGACGCGAGTCGAGCTCGCGGCCGACAAGCTGGAGAGCGCACGGGCGACGGCCACTCCGGTCTCGGATCTGGATCTCGTGGCGGCGCGCATCGACGACTTCGATGCACGGCTCACCGCGATCAATAATAGGGCAGACAACCTCGGGGAGGCCGTACAGGAGGTACTCGCGATGAAGGCGGACGGCGATCTCTACGAGATTGCCCGACGGATCAGACGGGTGACGAACGCTGCTACCGAGGTCCAACGCGCCGCCGATGACCTCCAGTTCGAGCTCGAGTCGTTCGAGGAGTGGCTCGGTGACGCCGATCGGCGCATCGAGGAACTCACCGCCGACATCGATGCACTCGCAGAGTCTGTGGACGAGCTCGACGACGTCGCCGAAACCCTCGCTGGCGACCACAGCGGTCCCGAGCACGATCCGGCACGGGCGTGGGCCACAGCGATGGTTCGGCACCGCGTCGTGGCGTTGATGACCACGGATCTCCAAGCCGAGCTGGAGACGCTTCGAACCTGGGCCGAGCGCGTCGGTGAGATGCCGCCGTCGGACATCGATCACAGGATCGAAGCGGCTCAAGCCAGCCACGAGGCGGTCGGCGAGCGACTCACCGCGTGCGCCGAACCGGCGTGGATCGATCGGTTCGACGACCAACTAACGGCGCTCGACGAGGCGCTCGAAGAGATGGAGCCGCCGGTCCCATGGGCCGAGGTCGAAGCCGTTGCCGAGAAACACCGGCCGGCGATCGAGTAG
- the pstC gene encoding phosphate ABC transporter permease subunit PstC: MSLTTPQTDWRASIERRLTRTREFVDDTDPEALAVVLASMGSLLAAFVGFLLASPWTAVPLGAFLIATGYGWARHQALVARAVTFAMTTVTLVTLGLIVAFIFAESIPAFQYETASVFGVSVPGLGMFAQARWDAVSEPVRYSLLPMIHGTVMVTAIATLVAAPLGVAAALFIAEIAPPRVRELVKPGIEILAGIPSIVYGFIGFTVINPWASGAFALNGGSTYLFVGMVVGLMALPTVVSVAEDALTSVPDVMKNGSLALGATDWQSMTSITLPAAFSGVSAAVLLGVGRAIGETMAATVMLAGIPRISEPLVNVFYGYETLTSLIARGYGSANGVHESALFAAGVVLFVTVLCLSVGSQYIEARMRRRLGGVE, encoded by the coding sequence ATGTCACTCACTACCCCTCAAACCGATTGGCGCGCGAGCATCGAGCGACGGCTGACGAGAACGCGGGAGTTCGTCGACGATACGGACCCGGAGGCGCTGGCGGTGGTCCTCGCCTCGATGGGGTCGCTACTCGCCGCGTTCGTCGGGTTCCTGCTGGCGTCGCCGTGGACCGCCGTTCCGCTCGGCGCGTTCCTGATCGCCACCGGCTACGGCTGGGCGCGCCACCAAGCGCTCGTCGCCCGCGCGGTCACGTTCGCGATGACGACGGTGACGCTCGTGACGCTCGGGCTCATCGTCGCCTTCATTTTCGCCGAATCGATCCCGGCGTTTCAGTACGAGACGGCGAGCGTGTTCGGCGTCTCCGTGCCCGGACTCGGGATGTTCGCACAGGCGCGCTGGGACGCCGTCTCGGAGCCCGTGCGCTACTCGCTGCTCCCGATGATCCACGGGACGGTGATGGTGACGGCCATCGCGACGCTCGTGGCGGCCCCGCTCGGCGTCGCCGCGGCGCTGTTCATCGCCGAGATCGCACCGCCGCGGGTCCGCGAGCTCGTCAAGCCGGGCATCGAGATACTGGCGGGCATTCCCTCTATCGTCTACGGCTTCATCGGATTCACCGTCATCAACCCGTGGGCGAGCGGGGCGTTCGCGCTCAACGGCGGCTCGACGTACCTGTTCGTCGGGATGGTCGTCGGGCTAATGGCGTTACCGACCGTCGTCTCCGTGGCCGAGGACGCGCTGACGAGCGTCCCGGACGTGATGAAAAACGGGTCGCTCGCCTTGGGGGCGACCGACTGGCAGTCGATGACCTCGATCACGCTTCCCGCGGCCTTCTCGGGCGTGTCGGCGGCCGTCCTCCTCGGAGTCGGGCGGGCCATCGGCGAGACGATGGCCGCGACGGTGATGCTGGCCGGCATTCCGCGGATCAGCGAGCCGCTCGTGAACGTCTTTTACGGCTACGAGACGCTCACCTCGCTCATCGCCCGCGGCTACGGCAGCGCGAACGGCGTCCACGAGAGCGCGCTGTTCGCCGCCGGCGTCGTTCTGTTCGTGACCGTGCTGTGTCTGAGCGTCGGTTCGCAGTACATCGAGGCGCGGATGCGTCGCCGCCTCGGGGGTGTCGAATGA
- a CDS encoding FAD-dependent monooxygenase, which translates to MSQDQSHQSVSGLDVLISGGSMGGLFTGISLARSGHYPTIYERSAGALKSRGGGIVAQQNIRRFLSDHGIVDPEAITTRSHERRFLTESGDVERAVSETMVFTSWDALYRQLRDAFPDERYRTGTAVTGVTPETATVTIDDGTERTADVVVAAEGGQSTTRAQLHPSVEPEFASYVAWRGVVDEAGLPAACVETFDETFTFYQGADQLVLAYFIPGPDGETAPGSRRLNWVWYDTFDGRDRRAIFTDTSDTERRFSVPPGRLRDPIRHRQRERAATLPPVFETLVNETPDLFVQAIYDLTVPKMVTDRACLLGDGAFVARPHTAAGTAKAAGDATALVDALASHGSVDDALAAWSRTRTEYGTTLVARGKQMGDVRLNLD; encoded by the coding sequence GTGTCTCAAGACCAGTCTCATCAGTCCGTTTCCGGTCTCGATGTGCTCATCTCCGGCGGATCGATGGGCGGGCTCTTTACGGGGATTTCGCTCGCGCGGTCGGGCCACTATCCGACGATCTACGAACGGTCGGCAGGGGCGCTCAAAAGCCGCGGCGGCGGGATCGTCGCCCAACAGAACATCCGCCGGTTTCTCAGCGACCACGGCATCGTTGACCCCGAGGCTATCACGACGCGGTCTCACGAGCGCCGGTTTCTCACGGAGAGCGGGGACGTCGAGCGCGCCGTGTCCGAGACGATGGTGTTCACGTCGTGGGACGCGCTCTATCGACAGCTCCGCGACGCCTTCCCCGACGAGCGGTACCGGACGGGGACAGCGGTCACAGGCGTGACGCCCGAGACGGCGACCGTCACGATCGATGACGGGACGGAACGGACGGCGGACGTAGTGGTCGCCGCGGAGGGCGGTCAGTCGACGACGCGTGCGCAGCTACATCCCAGCGTGGAACCGGAGTTCGCGTCCTACGTCGCGTGGCGTGGCGTCGTCGACGAAGCGGGCCTCCCGGCCGCGTGTGTCGAGACGTTCGACGAGACGTTCACGTTCTACCAGGGGGCCGATCAGCTCGTTCTCGCGTACTTTATTCCGGGCCCGGACGGCGAGACGGCACCGGGGTCGCGTCGGCTCAACTGGGTGTGGTACGACACGTTCGACGGGCGGGACCGGCGCGCGATATTCACGGACACGAGCGATACCGAACGACGGTTCTCCGTGCCACCGGGTCGGTTGCGCGATCCGATTCGCCACCGACAGCGCGAGCGCGCAGCGACGCTCCCGCCCGTGTTCGAGACCCTGGTCAACGAGACGCCGGATCTCTTCGTGCAGGCGATTTACGACCTGACGGTACCGAAGATGGTCACGGATCGGGCGTGTCTGCTCGGTGACGGCGCGTTCGTTGCCCGCCCGCACACGGCGGCCGGGACGGCGAAGGCGGCCGGCGATGCGACCGCGCTCGTCGACGCGCTTGCGAGCCACGGATCGGTCGACGACGCGCTCGCGGCGTGGAGTCGAACACGCACCGAGTACGGCACCACGCTCGTCGCCCGCGGGAAGCAGATGGGTGACGTGCGGCTGAATCTGGACTGA
- the pstB gene encoding phosphate ABC transporter ATP-binding protein PstB: MSQTDTAEIAANRTDGQGVSTTAGETVEETRPEWTRYEAGGETKLAVEDLDVHYGDDHALKGVSMDIPERSVTALIGPSGCGKSTFLRCLNRMNDRIRAASVDGTVELDGEDVYQDGVDLVELRKRVGMVFQSPNPFPKSIRENVSYGPRKHGDIETGLLAKLTGRAEPDREEALVERSLERAALWEEVSDRLDDNALGLSGGQQQRLCIARCLAVDPEVILMDEPASALDPIATSKIEDLIEDLAQDYTVVVVTHSMQQAARVSDQTAVFLTGGELVEYDDTDKIFENPESQRVEDYVSGKFG; this comes from the coding sequence ATGAGTCAGACAGACACCGCAGAGATCGCGGCGAACCGCACCGACGGCCAGGGGGTCTCCACGACCGCCGGCGAGACCGTCGAGGAGACGCGTCCCGAGTGGACGCGCTACGAGGCCGGCGGCGAGACGAAACTCGCCGTCGAGGACCTCGACGTCCACTACGGCGACGACCACGCGCTGAAGGGCGTCTCGATGGATATCCCCGAGCGGAGCGTCACAGCGCTCATCGGTCCGTCCGGATGCGGGAAGTCGACGTTCCTCCGGTGTCTCAACCGGATGAACGACCGTATCCGCGCCGCCAGCGTCGACGGGACGGTCGAGCTCGACGGGGAGGACGTCTACCAGGACGGCGTCGATCTCGTCGAGCTGCGCAAGCGAGTCGGGATGGTGTTCCAGAGTCCGAATCCCTTCCCGAAGTCGATCCGCGAGAACGTCTCCTACGGACCGCGGAAACACGGCGATATCGAGACCGGACTGCTCGCCAAGCTGACCGGCCGCGCGGAGCCCGACCGCGAGGAGGCGCTCGTCGAGCGGTCGCTCGAACGGGCCGCGCTCTGGGAGGAGGTGAGCGACCGGCTCGACGACAATGCGCTCGGGCTGTCCGGGGGCCAACAGCAGCGCCTCTGTATCGCCCGATGCCTGGCCGTCGACCCGGAGGTGATCCTCATGGACGAGCCGGCCTCGGCGCTCGACCCGATCGCCACCTCGAAGATCGAGGACCTCATCGAGGACCTCGCGCAGGACTACACGGTCGTCGTCGTCACCCACAGCATGCAACAGGCCGCCCGGGTCTCCGACCAGACCGCGGTCTTCCTGACCGGCGGCGAGCTCGTCGAGTACGACGACACGGACAAGATCTTCGAGAACCCCGAGAGCCAACGCGTCGAGGATTACGTTAGCGGGAAGTTCGGGTGA
- a CDS encoding bile acid:sodium symporter family protein, producing the protein MSVTGGISRAAQVASKYFVVWVIAAAGLALVYPTAFVPVLDYVNPLLGIIMLGMGLTLQPEDFQRLVERPVDVGIGAITQWLVMPLAAYALYLLFDLPDAIGVGLILVGAAPGGTASNVMTYLGRGDVALSVAITTVTTLAAPVVMPAWTLFILGEAVDVTFMEMFTSIVQIVIIPVVLGFGIRYALDRYSPKAAAVGVDVFPVISVVAIVAIVAGVVGANVDNILTAGALVLAAVVLHNGIGLGAGYGVGRAFGMSEDRVRTTTFEVGLQNSGLAVALAASLFDPAAALIPALFSVWHNVSGPALASYFTWSDDRTASGPSASSPR; encoded by the coding sequence ATGAGCGTTACGGGCGGAATTTCGCGGGCGGCACAGGTCGCGAGCAAGTACTTCGTCGTCTGGGTGATCGCGGCGGCGGGCCTCGCGCTCGTCTACCCGACCGCGTTCGTCCCGGTGCTGGACTACGTCAACCCCCTGCTCGGCATCATCATGCTCGGGATGGGGCTGACCCTCCAGCCCGAGGACTTCCAGCGGCTCGTCGAGCGCCCCGTCGACGTCGGCATCGGCGCGATCACGCAGTGGCTCGTGATGCCGCTGGCGGCGTACGCGCTCTACCTCCTCTTCGACCTGCCGGACGCGATCGGGGTCGGACTCATCCTCGTCGGCGCGGCGCCCGGCGGCACGGCGTCGAACGTGATGACGTACCTCGGCCGCGGCGACGTCGCGCTCTCCGTCGCCATCACGACGGTGACGACGCTCGCGGCACCCGTCGTGATGCCCGCGTGGACGCTGTTCATCCTCGGGGAAGCCGTCGACGTGACGTTCATGGAGATGTTCACGAGCATCGTCCAGATCGTCATCATCCCGGTCGTGCTCGGGTTCGGGATTCGGTACGCCCTCGACCGCTATTCGCCGAAGGCCGCGGCGGTCGGCGTCGACGTTTTCCCCGTGATTAGCGTCGTCGCCATCGTCGCCATCGTCGCGGGCGTCGTCGGCGCGAACGTCGACAACATCCTCACCGCGGGCGCGCTCGTGCTGGCCGCGGTCGTCCTCCACAACGGCATCGGTCTCGGCGCGGGCTACGGCGTCGGCCGCGCGTTCGGCATGTCCGAGGACCGCGTGCGGACGACCACGTTCGAGGTCGGTCTCCAGAACAGCGGGCTCGCGGTGGCGCTCGCGGCGTCGCTGTTCGACCCGGCGGCCGCGCTTATCCCCGCGCTGTTCAGCGTCTGGCACAACGTCAGCGGCCCCGCGCTGGCGAGCTACTTCACGTGGAGCGACGACCGGACCGCGAGCGGTCCCTCGGCATCCTCCCCGCGCTAA
- the phoU gene encoding phosphate signaling complex protein PhoU has protein sequence MPREAYRESLDELRADIESMANDVLGQLLRALDALERDDHGLAREVIEGDDRINHRYLELEGDCIDLIALQQPVASDLRFVAASFKILTDLERIGDLATNLARYALAGSSEIIAEVRIQQIGETAYTQVREAIDAYVDADSEACRAIADRDDELDAACQNASEAVVRELIAGESDRWEIERLLDAVSRLLLTIRDLERVGDHAVNIAARALYMSDGDPELIY, from the coding sequence GTGCCCCGCGAAGCGTACCGCGAGTCGCTGGACGAGCTGCGGGCCGATATCGAGTCGATGGCGAACGACGTGCTGGGTCAGCTCCTGCGGGCCCTCGACGCGCTCGAACGCGACGACCACGGGCTGGCTCGCGAGGTGATCGAGGGCGACGACCGAATCAATCACCGATACCTCGAGCTCGAAGGCGACTGTATCGACTTGATCGCGCTCCAACAGCCCGTCGCCTCGGACCTCCGCTTCGTCGCTGCGTCGTTCAAGATCCTCACCGACCTAGAGCGGATCGGCGACCTCGCGACGAACCTCGCTCGCTACGCCCTCGCCGGCAGCTCGGAAATCATCGCGGAAGTCCGCATTCAACAGATCGGCGAGACCGCTTATACGCAGGTCCGGGAGGCCATCGACGCGTACGTCGACGCCGATTCCGAGGCGTGCCGAGCGATCGCCGACCGCGACGACGAACTCGATGCGGCGTGTCAGAACGCCAGCGAAGCCGTCGTGCGCGAGCTGATCGCCGGCGAATCCGACCGCTGGGAGATCGAACGACTGCTCGACGCCGTGTCACGGTTGCTGCTCACGATCCGCGACCTCGAACGAGTCGGCGATCACGCCGTCAACATCGCTGCGCGCGCGCTGTACATGAGCGACGGCGATCCAGAGCTGATCTATTGA
- the pstA gene encoding phosphate ABC transporter permease PstA, producing the protein MSRATRSALVRDDRTLYEAAAGAAVGLSGVAFAAGLAALLGVVAIDDPVAGLELSVVFGATLLALGLAVVGFGVASRLEYVDAAPQPSAGLVAAAAFTGIWFAVGAVVSGAAGLGIGARFGAGAVLGGIAFAATALPREDIGSTVPAGAVAGLCGLFLVTGVVGPGWERALAGYNATLFGDTVVPAVVLFASLVSGWSAAKAYGGFGARGRNVGAYVLIYLVVCSILAVLVGLVAFVTVKGLPGLFNGFGVGGAALISWPFLTNGAGLLADVAGVFPALVGTVWLVIGAVLFAVPTGVGAAVFLSEYAEQGRFTGAVEVATNGLWSTPSIVFGLFGAAFLIPRFGNQKSLIAGMLTLGFMLLPLVLITSREAILAVPDEYRDASAALGVSKWQTIRSVVLPAAIPGITTGVILGVGRIAGETAPILLTMGGGVLPAKSAAPDVLGGFQLSGSPPFVSNPALLEATSALPYQLYALITAGLSGNIQSPQEYAWGLALTLLLVVLVFYAIGIATRYYFRRKLHQ; encoded by the coding sequence ATGAGCCGCGCGACCCGGAGTGCGCTCGTCCGGGACGACCGCACGCTGTACGAGGCCGCCGCCGGGGCCGCGGTCGGGCTCTCCGGCGTCGCGTTCGCGGCCGGTCTGGCGGCGCTGTTGGGCGTCGTCGCGATCGACGATCCCGTCGCCGGCCTCGAACTGTCGGTCGTGTTCGGTGCGACGCTGCTCGCGCTGGGACTGGCGGTCGTCGGCTTCGGGGTCGCATCACGGCTCGAATACGTCGACGCGGCGCCCCAGCCCAGCGCGGGACTCGTCGCTGCGGCCGCGTTCACGGGGATCTGGTTCGCCGTGGGCGCGGTCGTTTCCGGAGCCGCCGGGCTCGGGATCGGCGCCCGGTTCGGGGCCGGAGCGGTCCTCGGCGGAATCGCGTTCGCGGCGACCGCGCTCCCCCGCGAAGACATCGGATCGACGGTCCCCGCGGGGGCCGTCGCCGGCCTCTGCGGGCTGTTCCTCGTCACGGGCGTCGTCGGCCCCGGATGGGAGCGGGCGCTCGCCGGGTACAACGCGACGCTGTTCGGCGACACCGTCGTTCCCGCAGTCGTGTTGTTCGCCTCGCTCGTGAGCGGCTGGAGCGCCGCGAAAGCGTACGGCGGGTTCGGCGCTCGGGGGCGGAACGTCGGCGCGTACGTGCTCATCTACCTCGTGGTCTGTTCGATACTAGCCGTGCTCGTCGGGCTCGTCGCGTTCGTCACGGTGAAAGGGCTCCCCGGGCTGTTCAACGGGTTCGGCGTCGGGGGTGCGGCTCTCATCAGCTGGCCGTTCCTGACCAACGGTGCCGGGCTGTTAGCCGACGTCGCGGGCGTGTTCCCCGCCCTCGTCGGAACGGTCTGGCTGGTCATCGGCGCCGTCCTCTTCGCCGTGCCGACCGGCGTCGGCGCCGCCGTGTTCCTCAGCGAATACGCCGAGCAGGGGCGGTTCACGGGCGCCGTCGAGGTGGCGACCAACGGCCTCTGGAGCACGCCGAGCATCGTGTTCGGCCTGTTCGGTGCCGCCTTCCTGATCCCGCGTTTCGGCAATCAGAAATCGCTGATCGCCGGGATGTTGACGCTCGGGTTCATGCTGTTGCCGCTGGTGTTGATCACGAGCCGAGAGGCGATACTCGCGGTGCCCGACGAGTACCGCGACGCCAGCGCGGCGCTCGGCGTCTCCAAGTGGCAGACGATCCGGAGCGTCGTCCTCCCCGCGGCGATCCCGGGAATCACCACCGGCGTCATCCTCGGCGTCGGCCGTATCGCCGGCGAAACTGCACCGATCCTGCTGACGATGGGCGGTGGCGTCCTCCCGGCGAAGTCGGCCGCGCCCGACGTGCTGGGCGGCTTCCAACTGAGCGGGTCCCCGCCGTTCGTCAGCAATCCCGCGCTGCTGGAGGCGACCAGCGCGCTGCCGTACCAGCTGTACGCGCTCATCACGGCGGGCCTGAGCGGGAACATCCAGAGCCCGCAGGAGTACGCGTGGGGACTGGCGCTGACGCTGCTGCTCGTCGTGCTGGTCTTTTACGCCATCGGCATCGCGACGCGCTACTACTTCAGACGGAAACTCCACCAATGA